In Bradysia coprophila strain Holo2 unplaced genomic scaffold, BU_Bcop_v1 contig_358, whole genome shotgun sequence, one DNA window encodes the following:
- the LOC119081731 gene encoding uncharacterized protein LOC119081731 has translation MKCVGLLFLVLLVQLFKWKTPEQKNTEWKSPERNDDISNEVLKAAQSFAETVENKSPEKLNYDDFRSKLNTTERILIPDKLQLALPLSDVSSDVLTAFRSLQKTLSDLSDCPSQTVSSVSTNLLELLDKRANKIGSLNEDGSSLSDVISAAFLSINDVLSSLDIGTSINDGVSKIEENLLNVIQVLGEAKDTTSNITTRFNDAIFSVAESMQILVNSIALLAEAATTKIGVLTEAKEAIISLTLVLQTTIIFVQSVGSSIASIALSASDRITPASSVLNSFLGIVDQQLPFITNALTSITSASIASSMSAIVSTISVTLRSFSYRFNQSLEKLQTSVLLQVSAQLETILFNLIGAEAGFASYVTTSAATIASSIAVISSSDIGIQSKTSRQLYPLFQRLNQLTGSDNEIAANFATSLPGILEIFKIVVGNFTFGLGGDLGKAIIKSIEDVFAALQKLANLLIKDNFSSIEMDSVTEECAKAVQVLASSVIAITKAMSKSINSIVDSALESVIALPILQSIVLYVAEWITILASSVSLAKTGEIHELVSSLAVTIVVILNHVSSIVETIAVSSTQPPAQIFSLILSPVLDFTKSTASISNISKVDAKVSAKIEVAHGRESDTFAIEGINSTDEKNLSELLNGLTGSLRSISSSFSSSLSSLNTSLKQVASSEFSLLQTVGVTLTSITTTLSNISGSANQILNVTFKYLHSIFGQLLDSASKLTNFGDLVSSLVKSISNISISLHSLLYAINDYKGSACYVNDSIREITKTIQILISTMAAIIRSSANASNDILEKLATEVAILPYLVFTVVLVIQQVLGAAIPSVSAVTGSIPATQHELTLAMFTILESLTSITTDVTVFLSDGNLKEISSKIVNSVSNLHDSTTASLSKISGVVANIQVTLGLANQAPAS, from the exons ATGAAGTGTGTCGGATTACTTTTTTTAGTGCTACTTGTAcaa cttttcaaatggaaaactCCTGAACAGAAAAATACTGAATGGAAAAGTCCTGAAAGGAACGATGATATCAGTAATGAGGTTTTAAAAGCAGCTCAAAGTTTTGCCGAAACCGTCGAAAATAAGTCACCCGAAAAGTTAAACTACGACGACTTCCGGTCTAAGCTGAACACAactgaaagaattttgatTCCCGACAAACTACAACTGGCATTACCTCTAAGTGATGTTTCATCGGATGTGTTGACAGCATTCCGTAGCCTTCAGAAGACGTTAAGTGATTTATCCGACTGTCCATCGCAAACTGTGTCTTCTGTGTCGACCAACCTGCTAGAATTGCTTGATAAAAGGGCAAATAAAATCGGATCATTGAATGAAGACGGTTCATCTTTAAGCGATGTTATATCTGCAGCGTTTTTATCCATCAACGACGTTTTATCTAGTTTGGATATTGGAACTAGTATAAATGATGGCGTAAgcaaaatagaagaaaatttgCTGAATGTGATTCAAGTTTTGGGCGAGGCTAAGGACACTACTTCGAATATCACGACGCGATTCAATGATGCCATATTTTCGGTGGCTGAGTCAATGCAAATATTAGTTAATAGTATTGCATTACTCGCAGAAGCAGCAACGACGAAAATTGGAGTTTTAACTGAAGCAAAAGAGGCGATTATATCACTTACACTGGTCCtacaaactacaattatttttgttcaaagtgtCGGTTCTTCCATTGCTTCTATTGCATTGTCGGCGTCGGATAGAATAACACCAGCATCATCagttttgaattcatttttgggAATTGTTGACCAACAGTTGCCATTCATTACAAATGCATTAACTTCAATCACATCAGCTTCAATTGCATCGTCTATGTCTGCAATAGTAAGTACTATAAGTGTGACCTTGAGATCATTTTCGTATAGATTTAATCAATCACTAGAAAAGCTTCAAACAAGCGTGTTGTTACAAGTATCGGCTCAGCTCGAAAccattttgttcaatttaattgGTGCTGAAGCCGGTTTTGCTAGCTACGTAACCACATCAGCTGCGACCATAGCATCAAGCATAGCTGTAATTTCGTCATCAGATATAGGCATTCAGTCTAAGACATCTCGACAATTGTACCCATTGTTTCAACGTTTGAATCAGTTGACTGGGTCTGACAATGAAATTGCAGCAAATTTTGCAACGTCTTTGCCAGGTATTTTGGAAATCTTCAAAATAGTCGTTGGTAATTTTACCTTTGGTCTCGGTGGGGATTTAGGAAAAGCGATAATAAAGTCGATTGAAGATGTTTTCGCTGCCCTTCAAAAATTGgcaaatttgctgataaaagacaattttagttcaattgAAATGGATAGTGTCACCGAAGAATGTGCTAAGGCGGTCCAGGTTTTAGCCAGCTCAGTAATTGCTATAACAAAAGCAATGTCTAAGTCTATTAACTCCATAGTTGATAGTGCTCTTGAAAGTGTTATCGCTCTTCCAATTCTTCAGTCAATTGTTCTATATGTGGCTGAATGGATTACGATATTGGCTTCTTCCGTTTCATTAGCAAAAACTGGAGAAATTCATGAACTTGTATCGTCTCTAGCTGTAACGATAGTAGTTATTTTAAATCATGTTTCAAGTATTGTCGAAACGATTGCTGTTTCGTCAACTCAGCCTCCTGCTCAAATATTCAGTTTAATTTTGTCGCCAGTACTTGACTTTACAAAATCAACCGCTTCAATAAGTAACATTAGTAAAGTTGATGCAAAAGTATCTGCTAAGATCGAAGTCGCGCATGGTAGAGAAAGTGATACATTTGCTATTGAAGGTATAAACAGTACGGACGAGAAAAATTTATCAGAACTTTTAAATGGTTTGACGGGTTCTCTTAGGTCTATATCGTCCTCATTCTCCTCGTCGTTAAGCAGTCTCAACACCTCCTTAAAACAAGTTGCGTCTTCTGAATTCAGTCTACTACAGACAGTTGGTGTGACATTAACTTCGATCACAACAACCTTGAGTAACATATCTGGGTCAGCTAATCAGATTTTGAATGTAACGTTTAAATACCTGCACTCAATTTTCGGTCAATTATTAGACAGCGCATCTAAACTTACTAATTTTGGCGATCTAGTTTCATCGTTAGTCAAATCAATTAGTAATATTTCTATATCCTTGCATTCACTACTCTATGCCATCAACGATTACAAAGGGAGTGCGTGTTATGTAAACGATTCGATTAGGGAAATAACCAAAACTATCCAAATTCTAATTTCCACAATGGCAGCAATTATTCGATCTTCTGCAAATGCGAGCAATGATATTCTTGAGAAATTGGCAACTGAAGTTGCTATTTTACCGTATCTTGTATTCACAGTAGTTTTAGTCATTCAACAAGTTCTTGGAGCTGCAATTCCCTCGGTATCGGCAGTGACCGGATCAATTCCTGCCACACAACATGAATTGACTCTAGCAATGTTTACGATTTTAGAAAGTCTTACATCCATTACCACAGATGTGACTGTTTTCCTAAGTGATGGTAACTTAAAGGAGATCTCAAGTAAGATTGTGAATTCTGTGTCCAATTTGCACGATTCTACCACAGCGTCATTGAGCAAAATTAGTGGTGTTGTAGCTAATATTCAAGTCACTTTGGGTCTAGCTAATCAAGCACCGGCGTCctaa
- the LOC119081586 gene encoding uncharacterized protein LOC119081586, translated as MPYFGIVYICMMLSYASSLIRADDLDTLQTECPGPLAFYKAIGCKPMENDDNCAKQYDCDNVKSLPSHTSHDNKINGTSYDVSESLKDEDNVREISSYIIKNNCAPVYDTTQSPQTDTADTYRCRKYMKPR; from the exons ATGCCTTACTTTGGCATTGTTTATATCTGCATGATGCTATCATACGCATCATCGTTAATTCGTGCTGACGACCTTGACACTC tcCAGACAGAATGTCCAGGACCATTGGCATTTTATAAAGCAATCGGATGCAAACCAATGGAAAATGACGACAATTGTGCAAAACAGTATGACTGTGACAATGTAAAATCGTTACCATCACATACATCTCATGATAATAAGATTAACGGTACTTCATACGACGTCAGTGAATCCTTGAAAGACGAAGATAATGTACGGGAAAT atCGTCATATATTATCAAGAATAACTGTGCTCCGGTGTATGATACCACACAATCACCACAAACTGATACTGCTGATACATATAGATGTCGTAAATATATGAAGCCAAGATAA
- the LOC119081754 gene encoding proton-coupled folate transporter-like, translated as MMEKSKKWDTLTWSEKLTYVRNNITVEPILACYIIPSVLASLATQNLNLEKACRVNLAYSDHVCDALTRRDTANFTQEEKMVQQLVAGMAGWKTVLQSALPCMLILFYGSWSDRHGRRKPCILIPILGELTTALGLMLCTYFKNTPMEVAGVTEALFPGLTGGWFTMLMGVFSYVADVTTEEDRTLRIGIVNLCFSLGVPIGMAFSGVLLKQIGFYGVFSISTFLYLCAFLYGLICLPEPAVLKKQKELNDLKSTNKSRIADFFDKDHIVETFQVAFKKGANQRRLRVIMLMIVVMVVIGPLHGEMSVIYLFTRYQFNWSEVEFSVFSTYGMLTGLVGTVFSVGVFSHLLKIDDALIGVMSSMSKILSSFVYAFAVTEWQLYLAPLVELLNGTSFIAMRSIATKLVESDELGKVNSLFGVAEALMPLVYAPMYASLYQATIETLPGAFFLVGGLLTVPAVIIFLWMYKMNKRDLRAKANEANADDSINCKKIAAITSVDEKGIDNPTFISDNSTKQDIYRQNIEIGKE; from the exons ATGAtggaaaaatccaaaaaatggGATACACTCACCTGGTCCGAGAAACTGACCTACGTCCGCAACAATATTACCGTCGAACCGATATTAGCTTGCTATATCATTCCAAGTGTTTTAGCATCTTTAgctacacaaaatttaaacttaGAGAAGGCTTGTCGTGTTAATTTAGCTTATTCGGACCATGTTTGCGATGCCTTAACTCGGAGAGACACAGCCAATTTTACACA agaagaaaaaatggtGCAACAACTTGTCGCTGGAATGGCTGGTTGGAAAACTGTATTGCAAAGTGCCTTGCCCTGtatgttgattttgttttatggATCTTGGAGCGATCG TCACGGCAGACGGAAACCATGCATTCTGATACCGATTCTTGGCGAATTGACTACAGCGTTGGGGCTAATGTTGTGTACGTATTTTAAGAATACTCCAATGGAGGTTGCTGGTGTGACAGAGGCCTTATTTCCCGGACTTACAG GAGGCTGGTTTACTATGCTTATGGGTGTTTTTAGCTATGTGGCCGATGTGACAACAGAAGAGGATAGGACGCTTCGTATTGGAAttgtaaatttgtgtttctCTTTGGGTGTTCCCATTGGTATGGCCTTTAGTGGTGTCTTACTGAA GCAAATTGGTTTCTACGGCGTATTTTCAATATCTACCTTTCTTTATCTGTGCGCATTTTTGTATGGACTAATATGCCTTCCAGAGCCAGCTGTTCTGAAAAAGCAAAAGGAGTTGAACGACCTCAAATCAACAAACAAGTCGAGAATAGCTGATTTCTTTGACAAGGATCATATTGTCGAAACGTTTCAAGTCGCCTTTAAGAAAGGTGCCAATCAGCGGCGACTGAGAGTTATTATGTTGATGATCGTGGTAATGGTTGTCATCGGGCCATTGCACGGAGAAATGTCtgtgatttatttatttactcgaTATCAATTCAATTGGAGCGAAGTGGAGTTTAGCGTATTTTCAACGTATGGAATGTTGACCGGTCTAGTTG GTACCGTATTTTCCGTTGGcgtattttcacatttattaaaaattgacgACGCCTTAATTGGAGTGATGTCAAGTATGTCGAAAATACTATCAAGTTTTGTGTACGCATTCGCCGTCACCGAATGGCAGCTTTATTTAG CACCACTCGTTGAATTGTTGAATGGAACCTCATTTATTGCAATGCGATCGATAGCAACGAAATTAGTCGAAAGCGATGAATTGGGTAAAGTAAATTCATTGTTTGGTGTCGCTGAAGCGTTAATGCCTTTAGTCTATGCACCGATGTATGCATCACTGTATCAAGCAACGATTGAGACATTACCCGGAGCCTTCTTTTTGGTGGGTGGTCTGTTGACCGTTCCGGCTGTTATAATTTTTCTGTGGATGTATAAGATGAATAAAAGAGATTTGCGGGCCAAAGCGAATGAGGCGAATGCCGACGATTCGATCAATTGTAAGAAAATCGCAGCAATTACTTCTGTCGATGAGAAGGGCATCGATAATCCAACATTTATTTCTGACAATAGTACAAAACAAGATATTTATAGACAAAATATAGAAATAGGAAAGGAGTGA